Proteins from a single region of bacterium:
- a CDS encoding TetR family transcriptional regulator: MTASACQNPSGSATKAERSSRRRRPQIVEAAIEVLAHAEYAPASLEQIALRAGRSRGLTAYHFAGRDAE, encoded by the coding sequence CTGACCGCCTCGGCGTGCCAGAATCCGAGTGGCTCCGCCACGAAGGCAGAACGTTCATCGAGGAGGCGTCGCCCGCAGATCGTTGAGGCCGCCATCGAAGTCCTAGCCCATGCGGAATACGCTCCGGCGTCGCTTGAGCAAATTGCGCTCAGGGCGGGACGCTCGCGGGGCTTGACCGCGTACCACTTCGCCGGACGCGACGCGGAGTGA